Proteins co-encoded in one Fibrobacter sp. UWT2 genomic window:
- a CDS encoding ATP-binding protein, with product MARELSFVQSVERSISKTYRERLWTPFITAIKNYKLIEEGDKIAVCISGGKDSMLMAKLIQMLHCHSDVKFDVEYLVMDPGYNEINRQKIESNAKLLEIPITVFETNIFDVANNTERSPCYVCAKMRRGHLYHKAKDLGCNKIALGHHLSDVIETTVMAMFYGSQLQGMMPKLHSLNFGGMELIRPMYCINEQDIINWKNYNGLQFIQCACRFTESCTVCDNGGGGSKRQEIKALIKRLKRENPNIEKSIFNSLHSVCIETFPGYKAGGELHSFLDDYEERLPQKG from the coding sequence ATGGCACGCGAACTTTCATTTGTCCAAAGCGTAGAACGGAGCATTTCGAAAACTTACCGCGAAAGGCTCTGGACGCCGTTCATTACCGCCATCAAGAACTACAAGCTCATCGAAGAGGGCGACAAAATCGCCGTCTGCATCTCTGGCGGCAAGGATTCCATGCTCATGGCGAAGCTCATCCAGATGCTTCACTGCCACAGCGACGTGAAATTCGACGTGGAATACCTGGTGATGGACCCCGGTTACAACGAAATCAACCGCCAGAAAATCGAAAGCAACGCGAAGCTCCTGGAAATTCCCATCACCGTTTTCGAGACGAACATTTTCGACGTGGCGAACAACACGGAACGTTCCCCCTGCTACGTTTGCGCAAAGATGCGCCGCGGCCACCTCTACCACAAGGCAAAGGACCTGGGCTGCAACAAGATTGCGCTGGGCCACCACCTCTCCGACGTCATCGAGACCACCGTCATGGCGATGTTCTACGGCTCGCAACTGCAGGGCATGATGCCCAAACTCCACAGCCTGAATTTCGGCGGCATGGAACTCATCCGCCCCATGTATTGCATCAACGAGCAGGACATTATCAACTGGAAAAATTACAACGGGCTGCAGTTTATCCAGTGCGCCTGCCGCTTTACCGAAAGTTGCACCGTCTGTGATAACGGCGGTGGCGGCAGCAAGCGCCAAGAAATCAAGGCGCTCATCAAGCGCCTCAAGCGCGAAAACCCGAACATCGAAAAGAGCATCTTCAACAGCCTGCACTCCGTCTGCATCGAGACATTCCCCGGCTACAAGGCCGGCGGCGAACTGCATTCGTTCCTGGACGATTACGAGGAACGCTTACCGCAGAAAGGGTAA
- a CDS encoding flavodoxin, whose amino-acid sequence MEKIAVIYWSGTGNTELMAKYVAEGAKAAGAEADVFSVSDFSQGQLGEYARYALGCPAMGAEELEDSEFQPFYEAVKPALNGKKVALFGSYGWGGGEWMNPWKADAEAAGLVLVADPLAIENAPDDAGKAACQDLGKALATA is encoded by the coding sequence ATGGAAAAAATCGCAGTCATTTATTGGAGCGGAACCGGCAACACCGAACTGATGGCAAAATACGTCGCCGAAGGTGCAAAGGCCGCCGGCGCCGAAGCCGACGTGTTCAGCGTCTCGGACTTTTCGCAGGGCCAGTTGGGCGAATACGCACGCTATGCGCTGGGCTGCCCCGCCATGGGCGCCGAGGAACTCGAAGATTCCGAATTCCAGCCCTTCTACGAAGCCGTCAAGCCCGCACTTAACGGCAAGAAAGTCGCCCTATTCGGCTCTTACGGCTGGGGTGGCGGCGAATGGATGAATCCGTGGAAGGCTGACGCCGAAGCTGCTGGGCTCGTGCTTGTGGCAGATCCGCTCGCCATCGAGAACGCCCCCGATGACGCCGGCAAGGCCGCCTGCCAGGATCTCGGCAAGGCGCTCGCCACCGCCTAA
- a CDS encoding DUF3793 family protein codes for MNRLLDHRLVRQCAPTLAGLKVGSLFCLESSPSETLCKQLAHWNKELNPRGVCVRVIAERCGRSFIYVYREDALQKLIAEPEIRHFLAAYGYTDFSTDCALAYMTARIRKCHCFPHEVGLFLGYPLEDVKGFIINGGRNSKYTGYWKVYGDVTECEKRFACFRKCFDVFNKLFEKGYSLPMLTVRNAA; via the coding sequence ATGAATCGCCTTTTAGACCACCGTCTCGTTCGCCAATGCGCGCCAACACTCGCCGGGCTCAAGGTCGGAAGCTTATTCTGCCTTGAATCTTCACCCAGCGAAACGCTGTGTAAACAACTCGCCCACTGGAACAAGGAACTCAACCCTCGCGGCGTGTGCGTGCGCGTTATCGCAGAACGCTGCGGTCGCAGTTTTATCTACGTCTATCGCGAAGACGCCCTGCAAAAGCTTATTGCCGAGCCGGAAATCCGCCATTTTCTCGCCGCCTACGGCTACACAGACTTTAGCACCGACTGTGCACTCGCATACATGACGGCGCGCATCCGCAAATGCCACTGTTTTCCGCACGAAGTCGGACTTTTCTTGGGCTACCCCCTCGAAGACGTGAAAGGGTTCATTATCAACGGCGGCAGGAATAGCAAATATACGGGCTACTGGAAAGTTTACGGCGATGTAACCGAATGCGAAAAACGGTTCGCCTGCTTTCGCAAGTGCTTCGATGTTTTCAACAAACTATTTGAAAAAGGATATTCGCTGCCGATGCTGACCGTCCGAAACGCAGCGTAA
- a CDS encoding ABC transporter ATP-binding protein, whose protein sequence is MYKWVQNTFALSEEGSRTFVRGVVWTFLHFVSLMFPMMMLFYFLMEQMGIGEFAGKTPHGTLFYVGIAVILFVVMLVIYRFSYSATYSSVYDESMCRRVSIAEKLRKLPLSFFGKKNLSDLTSTIMDDCNALEMIFSHAVPELFAAIGSVTIIGIMLFCYNWKMSIALFWVVPAAALLIALSKKIQDRWFENSYNARRVIMEDIQEGLENVQEIRSYSGETAYLNHFDKDCIKYEKSQMDSDVKVGSFLNSAQGILKMGLATVLITGARLWTKGEIDVFTYLVFIVCAATVYNPVFLVFNNLAELFFVNVRLRRFREMDQMPIQHGDTEFTPANYDIEFKDVDFNYNENKQVLKKVSFTAKQGEITALVGPSGSGKTTAAKIAARFWDIQGGTVALGGQDISKIDPETLLKNFSIVFQDVVLFNTSIKDNIRIGKRGATDEEILKVAKLAGCDDFVQKMPQGYDTVIGENGDTLSGGERQRISIARALLKDAPIILLDEATASLDVENESKIQRGISQLVKGKTVIIIAHRMRTIANADKVVVLQDGHIAETGSPAELKAKGGLFSKMLELQMNKN, encoded by the coding sequence ATGTATAAGTGGGTTCAGAATACTTTTGCTCTTTCGGAAGAAGGCTCGCGCACGTTTGTCCGTGGCGTTGTCTGGACATTCCTGCACTTTGTTTCGCTCATGTTCCCGATGATGATGCTCTTTTATTTTTTGATGGAGCAGATGGGCATTGGTGAATTTGCAGGCAAAACTCCGCACGGGACCTTGTTCTATGTGGGCATTGCGGTAATTCTGTTTGTGGTGATGCTTGTCATTTACAGGTTCTCGTACAGCGCGACTTACAGCAGCGTGTACGACGAAAGTATGTGCCGCCGCGTCTCGATTGCCGAAAAACTCCGCAAGTTGCCGCTCTCCTTCTTTGGCAAGAAGAACCTTTCGGATTTGACGTCGACCATCATGGACGACTGCAATGCCCTCGAAATGATTTTCTCGCATGCGGTGCCAGAACTTTTCGCCGCCATCGGAAGCGTTACCATAATTGGCATCATGCTGTTCTGCTACAACTGGAAAATGTCTATCGCGCTTTTCTGGGTGGTACCCGCAGCGGCATTGCTCATTGCGCTTTCCAAGAAAATTCAGGACCGCTGGTTCGAAAATTCATATAACGCCCGCCGCGTGATTATGGAGGACATCCAGGAAGGTCTCGAAAACGTGCAGGAAATCCGCTCGTATTCGGGTGAAACCGCCTACCTCAACCATTTTGACAAAGACTGCATCAAATACGAAAAATCGCAGATGGATTCCGACGTGAAGGTGGGTTCGTTCCTGAATTCGGCGCAGGGCATTCTCAAGATGGGTCTTGCCACGGTGCTGATTACAGGCGCAAGGCTTTGGACCAAGGGCGAAATCGACGTGTTTACCTACCTGGTGTTCATCGTATGCGCGGCGACTGTCTACAATCCGGTTTTCCTCGTATTCAATAACCTCGCCGAACTGTTCTTCGTGAACGTGCGCCTGCGCCGTTTCCGCGAAATGGATCAGATGCCCATACAGCATGGCGACACGGAATTCACTCCCGCCAACTATGACATCGAATTCAAGGACGTTGATTTTAACTACAACGAAAACAAGCAAGTTCTGAAAAAAGTTTCGTTCACCGCAAAGCAGGGCGAAATCACCGCACTTGTGGGGCCGAGCGGTAGCGGAAAGACAACCGCCGCCAAAATTGCCGCACGATTCTGGGACATTCAAGGCGGAACGGTAGCGCTCGGCGGCCAAGATATCAGCAAGATTGACCCCGAAACGCTCCTCAAGAACTTCTCCATCGTCTTCCAAGACGTGGTGCTGTTCAACACGAGCATCAAGGACAATATCCGCATCGGTAAGCGCGGAGCAACCGACGAAGAAATCCTGAAAGTCGCAAAACTTGCCGGCTGCGACGATTTCGTGCAGAAAATGCCGCAGGGTTACGATACCGTCATCGGCGAAAACGGCGACACACTCTCGGGCGGTGAACGCCAGCGCATCTCCATTGCACGCGCCCTGCTGAAAGACGCGCCCATCATCTTGCTCGACGAAGCGACCGCAAGCCTCGACGTGGAAAACGAATCCAAGATCCAGCGCGGCATTTCGCAGCTGGTGAAGGGCAAAACCGTCATCATCATCGCGCACCGCATGCGTACCATCGCAAACGCCGACAAGGTCGTGGTTCTGCAAGACGGTCACATCGCCGAAACAGGCTCCCCTGCCGAACTCAAGGCGAAAGGCGGCCTATTCAGCAAGATGCTCGAATTGCAAATGAACAAAAATTAA
- a CDS encoding ABC transporter ATP-binding protein, which produces MGSRKPLFPLALILSALSAIAGLVPFLLMWLIVREVISGGDMTNIKIFDYSIGAVLASVTSVLLYFAALACSHMVAFRLEGDLRRFAMKKLMSAPLGFFDKNPTGKLRKIIDDNAAITHTFVAHEMPDISGTILIPIVALVMMFVFDWRLGLASLVPIAYALFILGTLGRRGTKFMERYMQALEEMNSEAVEYVRGIPVVKVFQQTIFSFKSFYNSIVTYHKMVTAYSDNWKVPYCIYTILVNGFVLFLVPTAALIIGNNGDVKLTIVNMMIYVLVTPLFSQCVMRSMYLSNATNQAGIAIDRINDIARTKDLEVCENPMPMQKFDVEFRNVSFTYPDTDKQVLSDISLTVPAGHTVALVGPSGGGKSTIAKLLPRFFDVDSGEITIGGVPVKQIDPKELMKNVSFVFQNTRLFKMSILDNVRYGTPDATLEQVNKALDLAQCREIIDKLPAGINTVIGSKGTYLSGGEQQRVVLARAILKNAPIVVLDEATAFADPENERLIQEALHKLAAGKTVLMIAHRLTSVVNADQIIVVEEGEIAERGTHSELLEKNGIYAKMWAEYQQSVTWTLDNSKDNEGGENV; this is translated from the coding sequence ATGGGATCGCGAAAACCGCTGTTCCCGCTTGCATTGATTCTCTCGGCATTGAGCGCCATCGCGGGGCTCGTGCCGTTTTTACTGATGTGGCTCATTGTCCGCGAGGTTATCTCTGGCGGTGACATGACGAACATCAAGATTTTTGACTACTCCATCGGAGCGGTTCTCGCCTCGGTCACAAGCGTATTGCTCTACTTTGCGGCCCTCGCCTGCTCGCACATGGTTGCATTCAGGCTCGAAGGCGACCTGCGTCGATTCGCCATGAAAAAACTGATGAGCGCGCCGCTTGGATTTTTCGACAAGAATCCGACCGGCAAGCTCCGCAAAATTATTGACGACAATGCTGCAATTACGCACACCTTCGTCGCGCACGAAATGCCCGATATTTCGGGCACCATCCTGATTCCCATCGTGGCGCTTGTGATGATGTTCGTTTTCGATTGGCGACTCGGCCTTGCCTCTTTGGTGCCTATCGCCTACGCCTTGTTCATTTTGGGCACCCTTGGCCGCAGGGGAACCAAGTTCATGGAACGCTACATGCAGGCACTCGAAGAGATGAACTCCGAAGCGGTGGAATACGTGCGCGGAATTCCCGTAGTCAAGGTTTTCCAGCAGACGATTTTTTCGTTCAAGAGTTTCTACAATAGCATCGTGACTTACCACAAAATGGTGACGGCCTATTCCGACAACTGGAAGGTCCCTTACTGCATCTACACGATTCTCGTGAACGGATTCGTGCTGTTCCTGGTGCCGACGGCAGCGCTCATTATCGGTAACAACGGCGATGTAAAACTCACCATCGTGAACATGATGATTTACGTGTTGGTGACACCACTGTTCTCGCAGTGCGTGATGCGCAGCATGTACCTAAGCAATGCCACGAACCAGGCGGGCATTGCCATTGACCGCATCAATGATATCGCACGCACCAAGGATTTGGAAGTATGCGAAAATCCAATGCCAATGCAAAAGTTCGATGTGGAATTCCGGAACGTGAGCTTCACCTACCCCGATACCGACAAGCAGGTATTGAGCGACATTTCGCTCACAGTACCGGCGGGCCACACGGTAGCACTTGTCGGGCCTTCGGGCGGCGGCAAGAGCACGATCGCAAAACTCCTACCGCGCTTCTTCGATGTCGATAGCGGCGAAATTACTATTGGCGGTGTTCCGGTCAAGCAGATTGACCCGAAGGAACTGATGAAGAACGTTTCGTTTGTATTCCAGAACACCCGCCTTTTCAAGATGAGCATTCTGGACAACGTTCGTTACGGCACGCCCGACGCGACTCTTGAGCAGGTAAACAAGGCGCTTGACCTTGCGCAGTGCCGCGAAATCATTGACAAGTTGCCCGCTGGCATCAATACCGTTATCGGAAGCAAGGGAACATACCTTTCGGGCGGCGAGCAGCAGCGAGTGGTGCTTGCACGCGCCATCTTGAAGAACGCCCCCATCGTGGTGCTCGACGAGGCAACCGCCTTTGCTGACCCCGAAAACGAACGCTTGATTCAAGAAGCTTTGCACAAACTGGCCGCAGGCAAGACCGTTCTGATGATTGCCCACAGGCTTACAAGCGTGGTGAACGCCGACCAGATTATCGTTGTTGAAGAAGGCGAAATCGCTGAACGCGGAACGCACAGCGAATTACTTGAAAAGAACGGCATTTATGCCAAGATGTGGGCCGAATACCAGCAGTCCGTCACATGGACCCTCGACAATTCCAAGGATAATGAAGGAGGCGAAAATGTATAA
- a CDS encoding AraC family transcriptional regulator, protein MLNINGIEWLYKVGCYHTTLERDPLLVLEFCRKGQISWAGGALPCNQLKAGEMLVYDAWTSGALTRSADYCGDRILFFEESIKYIREHFAGFLIDIKMLAQKMCRPGRPFIVHTKEEVASAFEKIDNKSKNLQAEYGRLAILELLLTLKNLDTQRESICRECNLSSMQIEKIYCIRSFICENMDSHFTIEELSNKFDMPPTAMKLCFKNVFGLPVFTYARRERMKLAAKQLRECDRGILEIAGEVGYNNGSKFAHAFQDVMGMTPKEYRKKYRMTNVA, encoded by the coding sequence ATGTTGAATATTAACGGAATTGAATGGTTGTACAAAGTCGGGTGCTACCATACAACGCTTGAAAGGGATCCGCTCCTGGTTCTTGAATTTTGCCGAAAGGGGCAAATCAGCTGGGCCGGCGGAGCACTCCCCTGCAATCAGCTGAAGGCAGGAGAAATGCTGGTTTACGACGCGTGGACTTCGGGAGCGCTAACGCGTTCCGCCGATTACTGCGGCGACCGCATTTTGTTCTTTGAAGAATCGATAAAGTACATCCGCGAACATTTTGCAGGTTTTCTGATTGACATCAAGATGCTCGCACAGAAAATGTGCCGACCGGGCCGACCGTTTATCGTCCACACCAAGGAAGAAGTCGCCAGCGCCTTCGAAAAGATTGACAACAAGTCAAAGAATTTGCAGGCGGAATATGGCAGGCTCGCCATTTTGGAGCTTTTGCTCACCCTGAAAAACCTAGACACGCAGCGAGAATCCATTTGCCGCGAATGCAATTTATCTTCGATGCAAATTGAAAAAATCTACTGCATCCGTTCGTTTATCTGCGAAAACATGGACAGTCATTTCACCATCGAGGAACTTTCCAACAAGTTTGACATGCCGCCTACCGCAATGAAACTCTGCTTCAAGAACGTGTTCGGTTTGCCGGTATTCACTTACGCTCGCCGCGAGCGCATGAAACTGGCCGCCAAGCAGTTGCGGGAATGCGACCGCGGAATCCTCGAGATTGCAGGCGAAGTCGGTTACAATAACGGGAGTAAGTTCGCGCACGCCTTCCAGGATGTGATGGGCATGACCCCGAAGGAATACAGGAAAAAGTACAGGATGACAAACGTCGCATAA